The following proteins come from a genomic window of Microbacterium sp. SY138:
- the merA gene encoding mercury(II) reductase, whose protein sequence is MSVNREGSTYDLVVIGGGSAASAAAAEALRLGKSVAKVQDGPIAGTCLNVGCIPSKTLLIAAADHARARRARFQGVNTFAGTVDLRALVADKEDFLDTLRRNQVEAAKTAGFADYRGRASFVADHTTELVRIRIDTPDGVEELQGSEVIIATGADSFIPPIPGLDSIDYLTSASAMALETLPASLLVIGGNAIGLEQAQLFSDLGTRVTVIEIAARIAPLEDPEMSTALQGALASQGMQFVTNAHVSEVSRTQEGVVMRLRVDGQQRELTADAVLVATGRRPLTDSLNLGAIGIETGSRGEVPVDENLRTVHPHVWAAGDVTGQAQFVYVATAQGRAAAANALGNSALALDYANLPRVTFTSPPIASVGLTAAQAMEQGIEVDVRRLDMAWVSRALVNRETDGLLKLVTDRASGRIIGAQMVGHEAGEIIAAAGFLASAGVTVQQLGDAWAPYLTMMESLQLIARTPAE, encoded by the coding sequence ATGTCAGTGAATCGAGAAGGGTCCACATACGATCTCGTCGTTATCGGTGGAGGGTCAGCGGCGTCCGCGGCGGCGGCCGAGGCGCTTCGCCTCGGCAAGTCGGTCGCGAAGGTGCAGGATGGCCCGATCGCGGGCACATGCCTGAACGTCGGATGCATACCGTCCAAGACGCTTCTGATCGCGGCGGCGGATCATGCCCGCGCCAGGCGGGCGAGATTCCAGGGCGTGAACACATTCGCAGGGACCGTTGATCTGCGGGCACTCGTGGCGGATAAAGAAGACTTCCTCGACACGTTGCGGCGAAATCAAGTCGAGGCGGCGAAGACGGCAGGTTTCGCGGACTACCGCGGCCGGGCCTCCTTCGTTGCCGACCACACCACTGAGCTGGTCCGAATTCGGATCGACACGCCGGATGGTGTCGAGGAACTGCAGGGCTCGGAAGTGATCATCGCGACCGGTGCTGACTCATTCATCCCCCCGATCCCGGGGCTCGATTCGATCGACTATCTCACTTCGGCGTCAGCGATGGCCTTGGAGACCCTCCCGGCGTCGCTGCTCGTCATTGGTGGGAACGCGATCGGCCTCGAGCAGGCGCAGCTCTTCTCCGACCTCGGCACCCGGGTGACGGTCATTGAGATTGCGGCACGAATCGCGCCGCTCGAAGACCCAGAGATGTCAACAGCGCTACAGGGCGCGCTCGCATCGCAGGGCATGCAGTTCGTCACGAACGCACATGTCTCTGAGGTGAGCCGTACCCAGGAGGGCGTTGTGATGCGCCTTCGCGTGGACGGGCAGCAGCGGGAATTGACGGCCGACGCGGTGTTGGTCGCAACGGGACGGCGCCCTCTGACCGACTCCCTCAATCTCGGTGCCATCGGGATCGAGACCGGTTCACGCGGCGAGGTGCCCGTCGACGAAAACCTGCGCACCGTCCATCCGCACGTCTGGGCGGCAGGCGACGTGACGGGTCAGGCACAGTTCGTCTATGTCGCTACCGCCCAGGGTCGAGCTGCCGCCGCGAACGCCCTGGGCAATAGTGCGCTGGCACTCGACTACGCGAACCTGCCGCGCGTCACGTTCACGTCTCCTCCGATCGCATCTGTGGGCCTGACTGCGGCCCAGGCTATGGAACAGGGCATCGAGGTGGACGTGCGCCGACTGGACATGGCATGGGTGAGCCGAGCGCTCGTAAACCGTGAAACCGACGGGTTGCTGAAGCTGGTCACAGACCGCGCGAGTGGTCGTATCATCGGTGCGCAGATGGTCGGTCACGAGGCCGGCGAGATCATCGCAGCGGCGGGATTCCTGGCATCCGCGGGTGTGACCGTGCAGCAGCTCGGCGACGCCTGGGCGCCGTATCTCACGATGATGGAATCGCTCCAGCTCATCGCCCGCACGCCGGCAGAATGA
- a CDS encoding TetR/AcrR family transcriptional regulator produces the protein MTTASRRTPARERLLATASDLFYDHGIRAVGIDRILEESHVAKATLYAHFPSKDALIEAYLRHHLDRVRDHLADLTRAHVGSPRAITALFEEAADMASTGNYLGCRFAGATSEHLSEESHAVEIADEYRNIVLEFFQNHVCGASVLDRRRASEVLLALYEGAKVTAGTTGRVAIERLIPTVRVIAENGVDEISGARD, from the coding sequence ATGACGACGGCATCGCGGCGCACCCCTGCGCGGGAGAGGCTTCTGGCGACCGCCAGTGACCTGTTCTACGATCACGGGATACGGGCTGTTGGTATTGATCGGATCCTTGAAGAGTCACACGTCGCCAAGGCGACCCTGTACGCACACTTCCCGTCGAAAGACGCGCTCATCGAGGCTTATCTGCGGCACCATCTGGACCGTGTACGTGACCATCTCGCGGACCTCACGCGCGCCCATGTCGGATCGCCGCGAGCTATCACCGCCTTGTTTGAGGAAGCCGCCGATATGGCGAGCACGGGCAACTATCTCGGCTGTCGGTTCGCGGGCGCGACCAGTGAGCACCTGAGCGAAGAAAGCCACGCCGTCGAGATCGCGGACGAGTATCGGAACATCGTGCTCGAGTTCTTCCAGAATCATGTGTGCGGTGCTTCCGTGCTTGACCGTCGCAGAGCTTCCGAAGTTCTGTTGGCCTTGTATGAAGGTGCGAAAGTCACAGCGGGCACGACAGGAAGAGTGGCGATCGAACGACTCATTCCCACCGTCAGGGTGATCGCAGAGAATGGCGTCGATGAGATCAGCGGCGCCCGGGACTGA
- a CDS encoding PaaX family transcriptional regulator C-terminal domain-containing protein, whose product MHARDVVGVVFDEYIPDEGVHLSRLSTLFAALEIEPATVRATVARMRREGLLFSRRIGRETIYRASDEYRSALDEDRARSYRLASDKWAGTWTIVLYQIPEAERGRREKLKRILLDDGFGQLNATTWVSPHDDRERMHRMLGCHDDPTIVVLNASTGGLTEDLELVDKCWELDEIAGGYRAFLERWGGLAADCEPSAPDAAFRARVEIISDWRHFPSHDPRLPRALQPAGWPAQQALEIYHRAESCLRRGAQAFVDATFGAPSP is encoded by the coding sequence GTGCACGCTCGAGACGTCGTCGGTGTCGTCTTCGACGAGTACATTCCCGATGAAGGTGTTCACTTATCCCGGCTATCGACACTGTTTGCGGCGCTCGAAATAGAACCTGCGACCGTGCGCGCAACAGTCGCACGCATGCGTCGCGAAGGCCTGCTCTTCTCACGGCGCATCGGCCGAGAGACCATCTATCGGGCGTCGGATGAGTACCGTTCAGCTTTGGACGAGGACCGGGCGCGAAGCTACCGCCTCGCGTCCGATAAATGGGCTGGCACGTGGACGATCGTGCTCTACCAGATTCCCGAAGCTGAGCGTGGTCGAAGAGAGAAGCTCAAGAGGATTCTCCTCGACGACGGCTTCGGTCAGCTCAACGCGACCACATGGGTAAGTCCGCATGACGATCGCGAACGCATGCACCGCATGCTCGGCTGCCATGATGACCCAACGATCGTCGTGCTCAACGCCTCGACCGGTGGCCTGACCGAAGACCTGGAACTTGTCGACAAATGTTGGGAGCTCGACGAGATCGCAGGCGGCTATCGGGCGTTCCTCGAACGGTGGGGCGGACTCGCCGCGGACTGTGAGCCATCCGCACCGGACGCTGCCTTCCGCGCTCGGGTGGAGATCATCAGCGACTGGAGGCACTTTCCGAGCCACGACCCCCGCTTGCCGCGGGCACTGCAGCCGGCCGGCTGGCCGGCTCAGCAAGCTCTTGAGATCTATCACCGGGCGGAGAGTTGTCTGCGCCGAGGCGCGCAGGCGTTCGTCGACGCCACATTTGGGGCGCCATCGCCGTAG
- a CDS encoding MFS transporter — protein MSTAPSRERASLGASSRGTTKRSAGLVIALAFVALVFDGYDLVVYGTIVQSILDYEAWGLTTAETGAINSLALVGMALGSLTVGYLTDLIGRRKVLIGAVAFFSVLMIATALAPTPELFGLFRFLAGIGLGGVIPTAVTATVEFSRPGRKNFNNALMFSGYSVGGIIAALLAIWLVDSIGFRGMLSIGALPLVTILPLLIFFFPESPAYLRAKGRIAEADRIIQQYGLAPVASAPATTAISVTDGSPRQRNPLLAIFTGRWALITVVFLIAAIAGQILIYGLNTWLPKLLTIAGYSLTSSLTFLLVTNAGAVVGSLIASPLADRFGAKRVVSVSFALAGTALFLMALGFLLGDGSGFPLAVTYLLVGVVGFGSIGAQILLNGFIATSYTDATRGTALGTVLAVGRAGAAVAIVLGGALIAAELSNFVNFAVWAIPALVGSVMVLSVPRRRE, from the coding sequence ATGAGCACCGCACCGAGCCGTGAGAGGGCGTCACTGGGCGCATCCTCGCGCGGCACCACGAAAAGATCCGCCGGGCTTGTCATCGCCCTCGCCTTCGTCGCGCTCGTCTTCGACGGTTATGACCTGGTCGTCTACGGCACGATCGTCCAGTCCATCCTCGATTATGAGGCGTGGGGACTCACGACCGCGGAGACCGGCGCCATCAATAGCCTCGCGCTGGTAGGCATGGCGCTCGGGTCCCTGACCGTGGGGTACCTCACCGACCTGATCGGGCGCCGCAAGGTACTGATCGGGGCCGTCGCCTTCTTCTCCGTGCTCATGATCGCCACGGCGCTGGCGCCCACGCCGGAACTCTTCGGCCTGTTCCGCTTCCTCGCGGGTATCGGGCTCGGTGGAGTGATCCCGACTGCGGTCACCGCAACGGTCGAATTCTCGAGGCCGGGGCGCAAGAACTTCAACAACGCGCTGATGTTCTCCGGGTACTCGGTCGGTGGCATCATTGCGGCGCTGCTAGCAATCTGGCTGGTCGACTCGATCGGCTTCCGTGGGATGCTCTCCATCGGCGCTCTGCCGCTGGTGACGATCCTTCCGCTGCTGATCTTCTTCTTCCCGGAGTCTCCGGCTTACCTTCGGGCCAAGGGGCGCATCGCCGAGGCGGACCGGATCATCCAGCAGTACGGCCTGGCGCCCGTGGCATCCGCACCGGCGACGACGGCGATCTCGGTGACGGACGGGTCCCCCCGTCAGCGGAACCCGCTGCTGGCGATTTTCACCGGCCGCTGGGCGCTGATCACCGTAGTGTTTCTCATCGCCGCAATCGCCGGTCAGATCCTCATTTACGGGCTGAACACCTGGCTGCCGAAGCTGCTGACAATCGCCGGCTACTCGCTGACCTCGTCGCTGACGTTCCTCCTTGTCACCAACGCCGGAGCTGTGGTCGGTTCGCTGATCGCCTCACCGCTGGCGGATCGTTTCGGCGCGAAGCGCGTCGTGTCCGTCTCCTTCGCCCTCGCCGGCACAGCACTGTTCCTCATGGCGCTGGGCTTCCTTCTCGGAGACGGCAGCGGGTTCCCGCTCGCTGTGACGTACCTGCTGGTGGGCGTCGTCGGCTTCGGCTCCATCGGTGCACAGATCCTGCTCAACGGGTTCATCGCCACCTCGTACACCGATGCGACACGCGGAACAGCGCTGGGCACAGTTCTGGCCGTCGGACGCGCCGGCGCCGCAGTAGCCATCGTCCTCGGCGGAGCACTCATCGCCGCAGAGCTGTCGAACTTCGTCAACTTCGCCGTGTGGGCCATTCCGGCACTTGTCGGCTCCGTGATGGTACTCAGCGTCCCACGCCGCAGGGAGTAG
- a CDS encoding ABC transporter substrate-binding protein: MDPGTPELPVVFTGDDGAEVEVSSLERVMVLDDATLEIAHALGVGDTIAITPEESLLQDLASQADTRVTTAGQGPLTVEGIVALEPTLVVADNLRRHGDLVAGLRAVGVPAVLIDTSQPAPDKIRKTAEVFGVASTGDELASAVEAQIDAARDNATGIPDEDRPSVMVISSSGAGDSGATTAAGQSTPAHEIIVAAGARNAGAESGLDRYQSITAEGLIAAKPDIIIVRDSELADLGGEDGIWTTVPGLSAVPAADTKALIVLGDTEIAFSGVSTGRAVLTLQAALFPEL; this comes from the coding sequence GTGGACCCCGGCACGCCGGAGCTGCCCGTGGTGTTCACCGGAGATGATGGGGCTGAGGTGGAAGTGTCGAGTCTGGAGCGGGTCATGGTGCTCGACGATGCCACCCTGGAGATCGCGCATGCGTTGGGGGTGGGCGACACAATAGCAATCACGCCGGAGGAGTCCCTGCTCCAGGACCTCGCTTCGCAGGCCGACACACGGGTCACCACCGCAGGGCAGGGGCCCCTTACCGTTGAGGGCATTGTTGCGTTGGAGCCGACTCTCGTAGTCGCCGACAACCTGCGTCGACATGGCGATCTTGTCGCCGGGCTGCGTGCGGTGGGCGTTCCCGCCGTGTTGATCGACACGAGCCAGCCTGCACCCGACAAGATCCGCAAGACGGCGGAGGTGTTCGGGGTTGCGAGTACTGGTGACGAGCTTGCGTCAGCGGTGGAAGCGCAGATCGACGCGGCGAGAGACAACGCAACCGGAATTCCGGATGAGGATCGCCCCAGCGTCATGGTGATCTCGTCGTCCGGTGCGGGCGACAGCGGGGCCACGACCGCGGCGGGCCAATCGACGCCTGCGCACGAGATCATCGTCGCGGCGGGTGCCCGCAACGCAGGTGCGGAATCCGGCTTGGACCGCTACCAGTCGATCACGGCCGAGGGACTGATCGCCGCGAAGCCGGACATCATCATTGTCCGTGACAGCGAGCTGGCAGACCTCGGCGGCGAAGATGGCATCTGGACGACGGTTCCGGGACTCTCCGCCGTGCCGGCGGCCGACACAAAGGCGCTGATCGTCCTGGGCGATACGGAGATCGCGTTCTCGGGCGTGTCCACGGGCCGTGCAGTGCTGACACTGCAGGCAGCGCTGTTTCCTGAACTGTGA
- a CDS encoding iron ABC transporter permease, giving the protein MVRRPRGILVISLVAILLLAAMIVAVGVGPLSLNPAEVLRSLAVGMGWADAGDIPASQAAVVWDVRMPRVLLAAMVGACLAIAGASLQGLFGNSLADAGVIGVTSGASLGAIGAIVLGLQFLGTWTVPAAAFVAGMLTTSLIYVLARPGRRGGTVQILLVGIAVTAVAGSVNGFFTYIASSTELEAITFWSMGSLNRASWDSLAAGLPFFVFGAILLVLLAKPLDVLALGERQAQHVGLHVKRTRLLLVIATSLVVGAAVALAGSIGFVGLVVPHIVRLAVGPVHRWLLPISALGGALMIVLADIGARTLNPPSEIPIGLFTGIVGGPFFLWLLARRRTEMRA; this is encoded by the coding sequence ATGGTCCGCCGCCCCCGCGGCATACTCGTGATCAGCCTCGTAGCGATCCTGCTTCTGGCAGCGATGATCGTCGCGGTGGGCGTGGGACCGCTCAGCCTCAACCCGGCTGAGGTGTTGCGGTCCCTTGCCGTGGGGATGGGGTGGGCCGACGCCGGAGACATCCCGGCCAGTCAGGCGGCGGTCGTGTGGGACGTGCGGATGCCTCGCGTGCTGCTGGCGGCAATGGTCGGCGCATGCCTCGCGATCGCGGGCGCGTCCCTGCAGGGGTTGTTCGGCAACTCGCTCGCCGATGCTGGCGTGATCGGCGTGACCAGCGGAGCCTCGCTCGGCGCGATCGGCGCCATCGTACTGGGCTTGCAGTTCCTGGGCACGTGGACGGTGCCGGCGGCGGCTTTCGTCGCAGGGATGCTCACCACGTCGCTCATCTATGTGCTCGCCCGCCCTGGCCGCAGGGGCGGCACCGTGCAAATCCTGCTCGTCGGGATCGCGGTGACGGCGGTTGCGGGTTCGGTCAACGGGTTCTTCACCTACATCGCCTCGTCCACCGAACTCGAGGCGATCACGTTCTGGTCGATGGGCTCGCTCAACCGTGCCAGCTGGGACTCCCTCGCGGCAGGGCTGCCGTTCTTCGTGTTCGGTGCGATCCTACTGGTGCTGCTCGCGAAGCCGCTGGACGTCCTCGCGCTCGGCGAACGACAGGCGCAGCATGTCGGGCTGCACGTGAAACGCACCCGGCTGCTGCTGGTCATCGCCACCTCTCTCGTTGTGGGAGCAGCGGTCGCGCTGGCGGGCTCGATCGGGTTCGTTGGACTGGTCGTCCCGCACATCGTCCGACTCGCCGTCGGCCCGGTCCACCGCTGGCTGCTGCCGATCAGCGCGCTCGGCGGAGCACTTATGATCGTCCTCGCCGACATCGGCGCACGCACCCTGAACCCTCCATCGGAGATCCCCATCGGCCTGTTCACCGGCATCGTGGGCGGACCCTTCTTCCTCTGGCTGCTCGCCCGCCGCAGAACGGAGATGCGCGCATGA